Sequence from the Paenibacillus tundrae genome:
TCCGGCGCCATACTTTTTCTCACACATCATGCCTTATACACTTCCTACAGGTATCGTGCTAAGTCTTATTTTTGCCTTCATCCTACGTGACTTCCAGAATGAACAGAATCGCATTTTACTTATACAGAGTACGAACCGATTGTTGTCTGTGCAAAAGGAAGAATTACAGAAAGCGCAGATCGTGCTGGAGGATCGAGCCAAACAATTGATGATCGCCTCGCAATACAAGTCTGAATTTCTCGCCAATATGTCTCACGAATTGCGTACCCCACTGAACAGTGTCATTAACTTTGCTCAGATGATCAGCGAGAATGCGGATACGATGGATCAGGAGGATATCGTACGTTTTGCCACGATGATTGATCATTCTGGTCAAGAGTTATTAACGTTAATCAACGATATATTGGATCTATCCAAAGTAGAGGCGGGCAGGCTGGACATCGTACTGGAGGATATTAGTATCGCCCAATTGACTGAGGATGTTATGAGTCATTTTCAATTGGTCGCGGAGAAAAAAGGCGTCGAACTTGTGATGGAGCGCAAAAAAGGTGTACCCGAAACATTATGGTCAGATCCCCAGCGTGTGCAGCAGATCTTGCGAAACCTGATGTCGAATGCCATCAAATTCACCCCTCAGGGCAAGGTGCAGTTGACGGTGAGTACTGAACAATCGAACAAGCTCTCAAGACCAGGCCGCTGGCTCGTATTTGCGGTCAAAGATACAG
This genomic interval carries:
- a CDS encoding ATP-binding protein, which codes for MQFSKMFVLNMGMLITIAYLASVFYKYIVIRTSSRVKQISSVLLLIFAGWISTVFGFQLTEEVVFDLRYVPLIVAVLTYRQPYSVILIGVGIGLSRLTFGITDATLAAVINMSMLGVICAGLNIWMRRSNYRLIIKGILVTLIVNVVNSINIAIVGVIPAPYFFSHIMPYTLPTGIVLSLIFAFILRDFQNEQNRILLIQSTNRLLSVQKEELQKAQIVLEDRAKQLMIASQYKSEFLANMSHELRTPLNSVINFAQMISENADTMDQEDIVRFATMIDHSGQELLTLINDILDLSKVEAGRLDIVLEDISIAQLTEDVMSHFQLVAEKKGVELVMERKKGVPETLWSDPQRVQQILRNLMSNAIKFTPQGKVQLTVSTEQSNKLSRPGRWLVFAVKDTGIGISEDQFESIFEAFQQADGSISRKFGGTGLGLSISRDLARLLDGNIQLESVEGKGSTFRLYLPLNREKMG